TAAGTATTAAAATTTAACAATTCATTTTCTAAATCTTCAGGAATTATCTTGTCACTTGCATTGTATGATTTCACCTTCACGTAATCTATCCCTTTTACATAAACATCTTCAATTCTTTGCTTTGTGTCTTTATAACCTGGGCTTAATTCTTCTAAATAGGTAAAGTCATTATATGCTTTTCTATAGTCATATTTTGTACTGGCTGATTTAGCTAAACCAGAGGCATTTGAATAGAGATAAGATGCTAGTTTTTCTTTAGAAGTTAATATTTTATTGGTGTAATCACTAAATGAAAATTTTGCTTTTCTACCTTCTTCAGACAAGTATAATGGAAGTAACGGATTTATTCTTTCTTGAATAGACTCCAATTCTAAATATCTATTATAAACTTTTTCATAATTAGCTTCATTCCCTTCTTTCAATAAAAAATTAATTTCTTTATTTTCTCTTTTTGTATTCTTAGCAAAGGCATCTTCAAGCATTGTAATATACTTCTGATTTCCTTTTTTAGTTTTGTTCGCAGATAATTTAGCGATTGACGCATTAATTGCACTGTAATAATTTCCACTATTTAAAGCTTCTTGTGTTCTTTTAGTACCGCTACAAGACACTAAACCTATAGTTAATAGTAATAATATTAGCGATTTATATTTTTTAATTACGAAATTCATAATGGTTAGTTAAACTTTAATAATGGTTCGAATAAATAACGGTTAGTTTTTTGAAATATTGCAATTCTGTATTACACTCAATTTTATAATTTAGTAGGTTTAGATAAAAAACAAAACTCCTGAAATAGTTAATATTTCAGGAGTTTTAAAATGTTTTAAGTTTAACGTAAAATATTATCTAATTATGAGTTCTACCCTTCGTGCAAACTCAAATGAAGATTTGACTTTGTCAGCATCTTTACCTCTGAATTCTAAATTTATTCTACCAGCTGAGATACCTAATTCCGAAAGTTTTTCAAAAATAACTTGTGCTCTTTTTTCTGAAAGAGCGTTATCATAATCAACAGTTGTATTATCCGTATTAGAGGCATAACCAATTAAAGTTACTTCTTTTTCAGGATATGCCTTTAAGTAATTAACTATTTTGCTTATTGCATTTAAACCAGTTGCTTTTATTTCTGATTCGTTATTGTCGAAAAATACGTATTCATTTTGGCTATAATTACTATCCGTTTCTTTGGTAATATAATTATTGATAACCGGTTTTTCAATGATAGTTTTAGTGCTGTCAATTATTATTGGGTCCATATTCTTAACTGACCAATCAATATGATCCTTTTTCCCTAGAGTATATGAAACACCTAAATTGATACCGAAAGAATTGGTAGTATAAAGCTCACTTTCTTGTAAATCGTTAATACCTGTAACCACATTTAAAGATGCTTTTAGAGCCAATTTATTATTAATTTTATACAAATTATCAATACTGGTCATTAAATGAAAGTTGCTATTTTCTCTAAATATTTTAGGGTTGTGTATTTTATGTAAATAGGTATAATCTCCACCTACTCCCAATAATATCGTATAGACCTTGGTAAACTCCTCAAAATTTAATACCCTGCCTACATTTATTATACCTTGAATATTGGCTGAATAATAGTTTTCTATATTGTCAGTGTATGTAGCGGATACTCGAACTCCAAATTTATTATTAAGCATATATCGACCACCGACATTGTAATTTGCAAAAGCGAATGAGGCCACATCTTGTATCTGTGTGATGCCTATGGAGGGCTCAATTGTTATTCTGGAATATTCTTGCGAATAAATTAGGGATGTCAACATTAAAAATGTTGTTAAAATGGCATTTTTCATAAGGGGAAATATTAGTTTATATTAATAAATTATTTTTTGTAGTATATATTCTATGAGGAAATATATAATACAGTTATATACTATTAGACATCATGGATTACTCACATGAATGAAATAGTATGTGTTAGGTTTAGGTAGTTGTTAATAGAACACTTTAAGAGCCCTAATTCCTACCTGTTTTATTAAATTTTTTTTAAATAAAGAGAAATTAAATCAGAGAGGCGTTTAACGTATTAACGATCAGTTGTTTGTGTATTTTAATTGTTTTATTACATTTATGATAAATTACTATGAAGTAGTTATTCTTGTGAGAAGCTTAAGATCGAAAATAAAAATAGCTAGTACAGCTAATTTTTTATCTATAATTGTTATTAAAGAAAGAGTTCACCTAATTTATTGGTGCCAATAATGAAAAGGGATAAGTATTTATATTTCTTAAAATCCAAAAAAGTATAAATAATGCTAAAACTAAAAACCATATCTTTTTATTGCTAAAGATGCTTTTAGCACTTGTTTTAAAAAAATGGTTGCTCATTTGTATTCCGTAATGGTATATCAAGGCGATTATACCTAACAGTAACATTATATTATTCCGCAGTGCTTCTAAGAAATTACCATCTAACAAACTGTGAAAAGCACGCTGACTTCCACAACCAGGACAGTAAATGCCAGTGGTATTGTAGAGGGGGCATTTAAGTAGAAAATTGAATTGATTTGGAGTATTACTAAAATAAAATAATGCTACTACCAATAGAAGTAATAGCATTATTAATTTATTATATTTCACAATATTAAGAATATTGGCTTCGTAATTCCTCTAATCTTTCTTGCATTAATTCTGGATCTTGTAATGCATCCCATCCAATTAATGATAATATATATATGACAGATACTATCATAAAAAGGCTAAGTATTATACCAATGATAGCCATTATTTTTCCTGCTTGTACATTACCATAATTTGAGTAATTTTCAGGAGTTTGTTTATAGGTTTTGGTGTCTTTTACTCCGACAATAAGTCCAATTAGTCCAAAAATAAGTCCTGGTAGGCCATAGCAACATGCTCCTACAATAGAAAGAATACCCATTATTAGCACTAAGTTTGCATTTGGTAATTTTTGTTGTTCCATTTTATTGAGTTTAGTTAATTAATAAAATTTTAAAATATAGTTCGTTAGCATAATTAAAACATTACTCACAAATAAAAACAAGAGTATTTTAGGTCCGTTTTTAAAAGCAAATTTTAAGTGAAATCCTAAGTATACAAACATTCCAATAAGACTATAAATAGCGGGGTACATATAAAATGCAGCAATAAAATCTCCTTTTAAAAGATAAATTAATGAGCGTTGCATACCACAACCCATACATTCTACTCCCATTTGTTTCCACTGGCAAGACAGCATATGTTCTTCCAAAAAAGATATTACGTCCATTTATTCCGGTATTATCGTTTTAGAAGTTTCTATGGTACCAAATTCATAAGAATCATAATTAATCGGTTCACCATTTTCATTTACTAGTTTTAAAGGTGATATCGTTATGGTCGTTTTATAGGTCTCTACGTAACTATTTTGTAGGTTTCTTTGCTCTGTTATAGTACTAGAGGTATCCGGGTCTAAATAATCAACAATATCATTTCCGTTCGCATCAAGGGTAGTAGATTCATTTATAGTGTCTACACTATCACCATCATCATTCGCATCTAAATAATTGGGGATGCCATCACCGTCGGTATCATCGTTGGTAGGATCTCCATCACCATCAATATCCTCATTTTTGGTGGTTATATCATCACCGTCATCATCAGAGTCAATATAATTGGGTATACCATCCCCATCTGTATCAAGCAATAAATCATCAGTTTCATCAACTCCATCATTATCATCTTCTGAAAATTCTGTATTTACCAAAACAGTCCCTGTTCCTGTCCACTCTTGGGTAACCGTAGGAGAAGTTGGTGGTATATTTTGACAAAAATAACTAGACGTTGGTGCCTCAGACATTGTTCTATAGGCAATACTATTTGTTCCGCTTCCTGAAACGGTAAATGTTTCTTCCTCCCATTTATAGGTTAAGAAAGTTTCATCATCATTTAAATCAGAATCCAATTCGATAACAAAAGTTTCGTTTTCATTAATTTTAAACAGGACAACCTCTCCACAAGTTTCAATATCTATAGAGGAAAAGTCAAACTCAGGAATGTCTAGGCTACCATCATCACATGACAATACAAGTATCAGTAAAAAAAATAAATATATTCTGCTCATTTATAAACTTTAAAAATCTGTTCATTGACAAAAATAGGCGAAATACGTAACAAAGTAAAAATACTTGCTGTTAAATTTGATTACTTTTGTGCTCATAGAGCTCATAATGGGCATTTAGTTTTAAAACACGGTACACGAACCTAATAAGTGATTGAAAACAAGTGGGTTAGTGAAAATTTATTTAGATGAGTATAATTTATTTAGACAATGCAGCAACTACACCGATAGATTCTAAGGTAATAGAACGAATTACTGAAGTGATGACTAATGTTCATGGCAATCCGTCTTCAACACATCAAGTTGGTAGGAAAGCTAAATCAGTGGTTGAAGCAGCCAGAAAAAGCATTGCAAAACATTTTAATGTTACTGCTGGAGAGGTTGTGTTTACAGCAGGAGGAAGTGAAGCTGATAATTTAATATTGCGTAATGCGGTTGTACATTTGGGAGTAAAAAGAATAATTACGACTAAAATTGAACACCATGCCGTATTGCATACTATTCAAGCCTTGGCAGATGAGTTTAATATCAGCATAGATTTTTTAGAATTAGACGAACGGGGAGTGGTAAATTATAGTGAAATTGAGGCTCTTTTTAATTCAAATAAAGTTAAAACCTTGGTGAGTTTAATGTCCGTAAATAATGAATTGGGAAACTTATTAGAGAGTAGGAAAGTTGCTGATTTATGTATTACCAATAATGCCTTGTTTCATTCTGATACAGTTCAGGCTATTGGTCATTATACAATGGATTTACGGGCAGTACCTATAGATTTTATAACAGCAAGTGCTCACAAATTCCATGGACCAAAAGGTGTAGGGTTTGCCATTTTTAAAAAAGGTTCTGGTATAAAACCCATGTTAATAGGAGGAGAGCAGGAGCGAGGTGCCAGAGCAGGAACAGAAAATGTACCGCAAATAGCAGGAATGCAAATGGCATTAGATATCGCGTTGGAAAATGAGGAAATTGATAAAAGATACATCACCAATTTAAAAAAGCATTTTATTAATCAAATTAAAACTGAATTACCAACATTAGAATTTAACGGTTGTTCAGCAGATTTAGAACAAAGTAGCTATACTATTTTAAATGTACGTTTTCCGAAAGAATTACCAATGTTATTGTTCCAACTAGACTTAAAAGGGATTGCAGCTTCAGGTGGTAGTGCTTGTCAAAGTGGAAGTGCAAAAGGCTCACATGTGTTAGAAGCTATTTTACCAGAAAGTAAGGCCAAATCAACTTCGGTTCGATTTTCTTTTAGTAAATACAACACAAAAGAAGAGATTGATTACGTTATTGAAGTGTTGAAAGGTTTGGTTTAAGTTTTTTAGAAGTTGATAACTAGTAATCAAGTTAATTAGTGATAAATCTTTTTTTTCTTGTTTTTAATTAAACCATTTGATCAAACAGTAGTCAAAGTGCTAAACCATTTGAAATGATAAGAAAAATAGGAGTGCTTTTAATTAGTTTAGTATGCATCAATTGTAGCAAAGAAGATAATATAACAGCAAAAATACCTATATCTACATTATCATATTTACCAGAAGGTTTTATCACAATTAACGAAGGTTCAGCAGGTTTTTCTGCTAATTTAGAGAGCGGAGATCGATTTGGACGAGATCATGATAAAATTGGTGATGTTAATGGTGATGGTGTCATAGATTTTGTATTAGGAGCACGCTCAGATGATGATGGAGCAACAGATGCGGGGGCCGTTTATATTTTATTTATGAATAGTGATGGTTCTGTACAATCAAACCAAAAAATTTCCGTGTTAGAAGGTGGATTTTCGGATACTTTGAATACAGGAAACTTTTTTGGCTATGGAGTAGCAGGTATCGGAGACTATGATGCTGATGGTATTCCTGATATTGCTGTAGCTTCACCCGTGCCTCCAAACAATGCATTATATGTTATTCACTTAAATTCAGATGGAACAGTAAAGGATTATGTTAAAAATGAAAACATTATAGCCAATGGATTATCAGCGATTGGTGATTTAAATGGAGATGGTCGTATAGATTTAGTCGCATGTAATCCAGGTTCAGATAATGGCGGTAGCAACCGAGGGGCGATAGATATTTTATTTTTGAACAGTGCCTCTCAAGTTGAATATTCAAATACGATAACCATTAGTTCTACCCAAGGTGGTTTTGGAGTTGGACTCGAAGATGGTGATCAATTTGGCGGTAGAGAAGTAGCCATGCTTGGTGACCTTGATAATGATGGGAATAAAGAATTGGCTGTAGGAGCTTTTATGTCCGATGGAGGGAAAGGAGCCGTTTGGATCCTTTCGTTGGATAATATCACCTACAATGTGGTGTCTAAAGTGAAAATTGCGGAAGGTATCAATGGTTTTACAGATACTTTGGTGTCCGACGAAAACCCTAATGGAACTTTTGGTGCAAATTTTGGGCATGCCATGTGTGCAGCAGGTGATATTGATGGTGACGGAATACCTGATTTAATTACGGGAGCCAATCAACAATATGAAGGTTGGGGCTATGTGCTTTATCTTAATGAAGATAAGACCGTAAAGGCATACGATAAGATTAATAATACTGAAGGTGGTTTCAATATAAACTTACCAGAGGAGGGACGTTTTTCTCGTTCTATTTCTTACGTGGGAGATTTAAAGGGAGACGGCTCTGTAGCAATTAATTTTGGTGGTGGTGCTGGTGGAACAGGAACCTTATATACACTTTTTTTAAGACCTCAGTAATCCGCGAAATGTGGTAGTAATCGCATATATTAAAGTGTAATTAACCCATTGTGTAATATAACTTTTTGATCAAATAGATACAATACACAACGGGTTATTATTGCAGTTTTTTATTTTAGAACATCTTTTAACTCTTCTAACTTCCCGTCAATAGTATTGGGAATATCCAATCCTAACAATTTACAAAGTATTGGGTAGATGTGTATATTTTTGAATGAAGCGGTCTCATATCCGTTCTTAAAACCGGGACCATTCGCATAAAAGATACCATGCACATCTTTGTACTTCGGATCAGGTCCGTGGATACCTATTTTATCAATATTTTTCTCTTTTAGCGAAGCTATGCGTGATTTAGAACTAAAATAATAGCCCACATCTGGTATTAATTGAATACTGCCCCAGTCTTTATTTTGTGGGGTATATTCAAAACCCGGAGTATTTTCAGTCTTATAAACCTTAAAGTGGGCTTCTTTTTGTTTTAAATTCTTAAGTAAAACATCAATATCTACGTTTTTCTTTGGATGAATATTTACAATGGCTCCATTATCAATGGTTACATACAGGCTATCATTTTTAATAGTCTCTCTGGGAATCAAATTTTCAGTCTTTAACTCCATCATACCATGATCAGAAACAATAACAATATTTATAGGTAGTCCCGTTGCTGCTGTACCCTTGAATAAATCACCTAAGTTTTTATCTAGTTCAAACAATGTTTTTTTTATTTCCGTATCATTATTGGGTCCAAAATCATGACCTGTATCATCCATGTCAGAAAAATACATGGTAATTAAATGTGGTCTTTTTTCTTTGGGTAATGCTAACCAATTGAGAGCCTGAGTTACTCGGGTTTCATTTTTTATACTGCCATCATAAATTTTATAATAGGTAGGGTGTTTACCTTGAATGTCGGCTTCAGAGCCAACGAAGAAATAACTTGCAGAAACCATCTGATTTTTATCAGCGAGTATCCAAATTGGTGTACCTCCATAAAAAGTGCCATCTTCAACGGTTTCACGGTTTCCTAATTTATACGTGGTATTTTTTTTGTAACTAAAAAATGAATTCCCAATAATACCATGTTT
The nucleotide sequence above comes from Aureibaculum algae. Encoded proteins:
- a CDS encoding OmpA family protein; amino-acid sequence: MKNAILTTFLMLTSLIYSQEYSRITIEPSIGITQIQDVASFAFANYNVGGRYMLNNKFGVRVSATYTDNIENYYSANIQGIINVGRVLNFEEFTKVYTILLGVGGDYTYLHKIHNPKIFRENSNFHLMTSIDNLYKINNKLALKASLNVVTGINDLQESELYTTNSFGINLGVSYTLGKKDHIDWSVKNMDPIIIDSTKTIIEKPVINNYITKETDSNYSQNEYVFFDNNESEIKATGLNAISKIVNYLKAYPEKEVTLIGYASNTDNTTVDYDNALSEKRAQVIFEKLSELGISAGRINLEFRGKDADKVKSSFEFARRVELIIR
- a CDS encoding DUF2752 domain-containing protein, with amino-acid sequence MLLLLLVVALFYFSNTPNQFNFLLKCPLYNTTGIYCPGCGSQRAFHSLLDGNFLEALRNNIMLLLGIIALIYHYGIQMSNHFFKTSAKSIFSNKKIWFLVLALFILFWILRNINTYPFSLLAPIN
- a CDS encoding CCC motif membrane protein translates to MEQQKLPNANLVLIMGILSIVGACCYGLPGLIFGLIGLIVGVKDTKTYKQTPENYSNYGNVQAGKIMAIIGIILSLFMIVSVIYILSLIGWDALQDPELMQERLEELRSQYS
- a CDS encoding DUF2752 domain-containing protein: MDVISFLEEHMLSCQWKQMGVECMGCGMQRSLIYLLKGDFIAAFYMYPAIYSLIGMFVYLGFHLKFAFKNGPKILLFLFVSNVLIMLTNYILKFY
- a CDS encoding cysteine desulfurase family protein gives rise to the protein MSIIYLDNAATTPIDSKVIERITEVMTNVHGNPSSTHQVGRKAKSVVEAARKSIAKHFNVTAGEVVFTAGGSEADNLILRNAVVHLGVKRIITTKIEHHAVLHTIQALADEFNISIDFLELDERGVVNYSEIEALFNSNKVKTLVSLMSVNNELGNLLESRKVADLCITNNALFHSDTVQAIGHYTMDLRAVPIDFITASAHKFHGPKGVGFAIFKKGSGIKPMLIGGEQERGARAGTENVPQIAGMQMALDIALENEEIDKRYITNLKKHFINQIKTELPTLEFNGCSADLEQSSYTILNVRFPKELPMLLFQLDLKGIAASGGSACQSGSAKGSHVLEAILPESKAKSTSVRFSFSKYNTKEEIDYVIEVLKGLV
- a CDS encoding FG-GAP-like repeat-containing protein, whose translation is MIRKIGVLLISLVCINCSKEDNITAKIPISTLSYLPEGFITINEGSAGFSANLESGDRFGRDHDKIGDVNGDGVIDFVLGARSDDDGATDAGAVYILFMNSDGSVQSNQKISVLEGGFSDTLNTGNFFGYGVAGIGDYDADGIPDIAVASPVPPNNALYVIHLNSDGTVKDYVKNENIIANGLSAIGDLNGDGRIDLVACNPGSDNGGSNRGAIDILFLNSASQVEYSNTITISSTQGGFGVGLEDGDQFGGREVAMLGDLDNDGNKELAVGAFMSDGGKGAVWILSLDNITYNVVSKVKIAEGINGFTDTLVSDENPNGTFGANFGHAMCAAGDIDGDGIPDLITGANQQYEGWGYVLYLNEDKTVKAYDKINNTEGGFNINLPEEGRFSRSISYVGDLKGDGSVAINFGGGAGGTGTLYTLFLRPQ
- a CDS encoding alkaline phosphatase family protein; this encodes MLRKNFIYALASILIAIVLSCKSSSNLGSSTPTTNSKASLEKPYVILISLDGFRWDYVEKYKPPHLSNFIKNGVKAESLIPSFPSKTFPNHYTIATGMYPDKHGIIGNSFFSYKKNTTYKLGNRETVEDGTFYGGTPIWILADKNQMVSASYFFVGSEADIQGKHPTYYKIYDGSIKNETRVTQALNWLALPKEKRPHLITMYFSDMDDTGHDFGPNNDTEIKKTLFELDKNLGDLFKGTAATGLPINIVIVSDHGMMELKTENLIPRETIKNDSLYVTIDNGAIVNIHPKKNVDIDVLLKNLKQKEAHFKVYKTENTPGFEYTPQNKDWGSIQLIPDVGYYFSSKSRIASLKEKNIDKIGIHGPDPKYKDVHGIFYANGPGFKNGYETASFKNIHIYPILCKLLGLDIPNTIDGKLEELKDVLK